In a genomic window of Anaerolineales bacterium:
- a CDS encoding MarR family transcriptional regulator translates to TPGAASQIVDRLAQQGLLRREEDDHDRRVRRITLTPDGQEIVRQAIESRVAWMRQLVADLEPDEQQAIIDSLDHLTSAARTLEEDQVGLPS, encoded by the coding sequence ACACCGGGTGCTGCCAGCCAGATCGTGGACCGGCTGGCGCAGCAAGGGCTGCTGCGGCGAGAAGAGGACGATCACGATCGGCGGGTTCGGCGAATCACCCTGACCCCGGACGGACAGGAGATCGTCCGTCAGGCGATTGAGTCGCGGGTGGCCTGGATGCGACAGCTGGTGGCGGACCTGGAGCCGGATGAGCAGCAGGCGATTATCGACTCGTTGGACCACCTGACAAGCGCCGCCAGGACGCTGGAGGAGGATCAGGTTGGGCTTCCTTCGTAG